A window from Plectropomus leopardus isolate mb chromosome 21, YSFRI_Pleo_2.0, whole genome shotgun sequence encodes these proteins:
- the zgc:112982 gene encoding BCLAF1 and THRAP3 family member 3, translated as MSRPRSRSPRYRRFPWEEPGFDPHKVIADLDGNPSDRSRRPREDREEHWDYFREDGYPEGQRRSPLFPDGHHFGHQRHPNQEEFYRRRPSPHHEAMGFDDDRRLSPPPDGDRHRGGFRDLFKQYENMGRMPKSPPRIARERLPPTPKSHSDHQQREPGMGWRGEEQGRGRGRFRDLSPSARSEEQRGGAGRERGRRSTQGPDRDRRREESHPDRTPPFKRQRREMDDATHPGYRNEEDFEEQRYSVDTPRDRFGGDTQGNFPRGDNRQLRPLVIEHDHGNTEGREPSLWEHFGNHGDRGLDPDFDPGRSPRPVRSSQERFRTLDIRSDDREPARGHQFQDNWKEPNYNETRRNAAPQDRPHPHRFGNRGGVNRGRGGPHPARGQFSRGKGGRTGPPRNQPRLQEASQGYQDAPNDRPFREDTFEDLNEGEPDWAEEERPQQWEPQRHGSLDRHPQRDNLDPKMPRQRERGWTEQKSKSMTVVTEETLTIKVDMSRPVNKNSSLCYSSDRQLSLDLVNVGRQRLDFLPMLEHSGTYRESAMHTGTFAQEIITLVHHVKEQYFRDGGVTLNERFSAPQKGGYAEEETEELTLDERFSSNRGFSLNANSVLDEDDEPLFSRLGPMQPVRGPGDLRHDLERRRQERLEGVKVTISGNSISQRPTGAVSESGLEYDRDEMSQLEDEGFSIWPEEQSRRREDNVGPRRGGAPYRSNNASQRRNNRPVNRLGHMRRPNNRNNFAGNSNNNNKS; from the exons TCACCACGTTATAG gAGGTTCCCATGGGAGGAGCCCGGCTTTGATCCTCACAAAGTCATTGCAGATCTGGACGGGAATCCGTCGGACAGGAGCCGCCGCCCTCGAGAAGATCGTGAAGAACACTGGGACTACTTCAGGGAGGACGGATACCCTGAAGGCCAGAGAAGATCCCCTCTTTTCCCAGACGGCCATCACTTTGGGCATCAACGTCATCCAAACCAGGAGGAGTTTTACCGCAGGAGGCCATCGCCCCATCATGAAGCGATGGGCTTTGATGATGACCGGAGGCTTTCCCCACCGCCTGAcggagacagacacagaggaggctTTAGAGATCTCTTCAAGCAATATGAAAACATGGGGAGGATGCCAAAGTCGCCGCCAAGGATAGCGAGAGAAAGATTGCCCCCAACCCCAAAGTCTCACTCGGACCACCAGCAGAGAGAGCCGGGGATGGGCTGGAGGGGGGAGGAGCAGGGCAGAGGGCGAGGGAGGTTCAGAGACCTCAGTCCCAGTGCCAGGTCAGAGGAGCAAAGAGGGGGAGCAGGTagggaaagagggaggaggagcacACAGGGtcctgacagagacagacgaaGAGAGGAGTCACATCCAGACAGGACGCCTCCCTTTAAAAGGCAAAGAAGAGAAATGGATGACGCCACTCACCCCGG GTACAGGAATGAGGAGGACTTTGAGGAACAGCGTTACTCGGTGGACACACCCAGAGATAGGTTTGGAGGAGACACTCAGGGGAACTTCCCCCGCGGAGACAATCGGCAGTTGCGACCACTCGTCATCGAACATGATCATGGAAACACAGAAGGCAGGGAACCGTCACTGTGGGAACACTTTGGCAATCACGGAGATCGAGGTCTGGACCCTGATTTTGATCCTGGGAGGAGTCCCCGTCCAGTGCGCTCCTCCCAGGAGCGTTTCAGGACGTTGGACATCAGGTCAGATGATCGGGAACCTGCAAGAGGACACCAATTTCAAGATAACTGGAAAGAGCCCAACTATAATGAAACCAGGAGGAACGCTGCGCCACAAGATAGACCACACCCTCACAGATTTGGTAATCGAGGTGGTGTCAACAGGGGGAGGGGCGGTCCTCATCCAGCGAGAGGACAGTTCAGTCGCGGCAAAGGTGGAAGGACGGGACCGCCCAGGAATCAGCCTCGCCTACAGGAGGCCTCCCAGGGATACCAAGATGCTCCTAATGACCGGCCCTTCAGGGAAGATACTTTCGAGGATCTGAATGAAGGTGAGCCCGACTGGGCGGAAGAAGAGCGCCCTCAGCAGTGGGAACCTCAGAGGCATGGAAGTCTGGACCGGCACCCACAGAGGGACAACTTGGACCCTAAAATGCCCCGTCAGAGGGAGCGTGGATGGACCgaacagaaaagcaaaagcatGACCGTTGTCACGGAGGAAACTCTAACAATCAAAGTGGACATGAGCCGGCCCGTGAACAAGAACAG TTCGCTGTGTTACTCCTCGGACAGGCAGCTCTCTTTAGACCTCGTCAATGTGGGTCGCCAGCGCCTGGACTTCCTGCCCATGCTGGAGCACTCGGGGACGTACCGGGAGAGCGCCATGCACACTGGGACTTTTGCCCAAGAGATCATCACACTGGTGCACCACGTCAAAG AGCAGTATTTCAGAGACGGTGGGGTCACCCTGAATGAGCGATTCTCAGCGCCACAAAAAGGAGGCTACGCTGAAGAAGAAACGGAGGAGCTGACGCTGGACGAGAGGTTCAGCTCAAACCG AGGCTTCAGCTTAAACGCGAACTCGGTGCTTGACGAAGACGATGAGCCTCTGTTCTCCAGACTGGGACCCATGCAG CCGGTTCGAGGGCCGGGCGACCTGAGGCACGacctggagaggaggagacaggagaggCTGGAGGGGGTGAAAGTCACAATATCGGGGAACAGCATATCGCAGCGCCCCACGGGCGCGGTCAG TGAGTCGGGTTTAGAGTACGACAGAGACGAAATGTCTCAGCTGGAGGATGAAGGATTCTCCATCTGGCCAGAGGAGCAGAGCAGGAGACGAGAAGACAACGTG gGACCAAGGAGAGGAGGAGCTCCCTACAGATCGAACAACGCTTCCCAACGCAGAAACAATCGCCCCGTCAACCGGCTCGGACACATGAGACGACCCAACAACCGCAACAACTTTGCAGGTaactcaaataataataataagagttGA